TCGTCTGCGAGCGTGAAACCTATTGAATCACCACAATCCATGGATCCTGACCTGTCCCGGTCCGGTAGGTTATCTACCGGGGATTATAACATTCTGGCCACATCTTAGACCACGACAATGTCCTCTCTATTCCCTAATTTGGCCATGAGGGGAGGGATACAATACATAACCAATTCCTGCTTGTGTCACTAGGTATACAGGCAGCCGGGGATTAGGTTCGATGTAAGACCGCAATTTACGCACATAAACGCGCAAATATTCATGGTCTCCTTGATATTCCGGTCCCCACACAGCCCCTAGAAGATGGTCATGTGTCAACACTTTACCACAATGCATCATGAATTCCTTCAACAGTTTCCACTCAGTGGGCGTCAAATGAATGGTCCGATCATCAACCAATAGATTGTGATATTCTTCGTCTAAACGGAGCCTGCCACATTCTGGCAACGGTATGTCCATGGCTGATTCGTAGCTACGCCGCAATAAAGCTCGTATCCTTGCTAACACGGTTTCTGGCGAAAACGGTTTGGTGACATAGTCATCGGCTCCTAAGTCCAATGCACGAATCATGTCCTCATCGGTATTAAGAGCCGTCAGCACCAGGATAGGAACAGTGCCCATTTTCCGAATGCGTTTGCAAACCTCAAATCCATCCATTTCTGGCAACCGCAAATCTAACACCACTAAATGCGGCTCTTCTGTAAACACTTGATGCAAAGCATCCCACCCATTGCGCGATTGCAACACGCGGTATCCCGACAACCGCAAATGCGTACTCATCAGCCGAAGATATTTGGGTTCGTCTTCCACCACCAAAATCCGATACGTCATATCAGGACGGGTAGCCATTATCTGACCCTCCTTTCGCGCCGTCTTGAAGGGGTAATTCAATTCCCACTAAAAAACCTTGAGGGCGAACATTTTCCGCCCAAATACGTCCATGATGTGCCTCGACAATCCGTTTCACAATGCTGAGCCCTAGCCCTGATCCGCGTTTATCGGATTGAGCAGCCCCCGAACTCCGATAAAACCGCTGGAAAATCCGTTCCAAATCCGAGGCGGCAACGCCAGGACCTTCATCACGCACGCGCACTGTCCACCATCCGTTAGATATTCCACTCATAATAAAGATTTTTCCAGATGAATATTTCAAGCTATTTTCCACGATATTGATCAATGCTTCAAATAAACGCTCAGGGTCACCGAAAACTATCGTATCTTGCACGGAAATATGAATGCGTTGACGATCTTGCGGCATAATGCGGCGTAAGAGCCCTTCGATCCAAGGTTTCAAGGCAAAACGGCGGAGATTTAGGGTAATCCCTTGCTCTTCAATTTGGGACATATTCAGCAAATTATCGATTAACTGTTCCAATTGTTGGCTTTCCTCGAGGATCGTTAATAAAAATTCTTGTCGCTCTTCGGGCTGTAACCGCTCGAATAAACTCAGCAAGGTTTCCGCATAGCCTTTAATCAATCCCAAGGGTGTACGCAATTCATGCGACACATTGGCGAGTAATTCGGAACGCCCCCTGGCCATTTGTTGGTAGACTTCCGCCCGTCTCGCTTGTTCTTCCAATACGGTATTAGTCAAAATTGTACTGATTTGCATGGCAATAATTTTTAACACATCTTGATGTCGGAAATACCAGGCATGTTCAGGACCCCAGAGTACGAAAAAACCCCAAATGTTTTCTTGCAGATATAACGGCAATATTGCCATATTGGGAACTCTAAGTCCTGGAAAAATTGCCTTTAATTCTGACGCTTCGCCGGAATATGCCGGATTTTGATCTTGGATCACTGTGCCCAATAATCCCAACGACGGTTCAAGGAATGCTTGAGGAATCGGCAAGGCATCGCTCAAGATACTCGATCCCGTTGCGACTAGCACCGTCAGAGCATTTTGAGGATCACTACGCCATTGCCAAATTTCTACACCATCTAAACCCATTTCTTTCTTAACCTGTTCCAAGATACGTGCGAACAGTTCCTCTGGATGTGTAAGA
The Sulfobacillus thermosulfidooxidans DNA segment above includes these coding regions:
- a CDS encoding response regulator transcription factor, producing the protein MATRPDMTYRILVVEDEPKYLRLMSTHLRLSGYRVLQSRNGWDALHQVFTEEPHLVVLDLRLPEMDGFEVCKRIRKMGTVPILVLTALNTDEDMIRALDLGADDYVTKPFSPETVLARIRALLRRSYESAMDIPLPECGRLRLDEEYHNLLVDDRTIHLTPTEWKLLKEFMMHCGKVLTHDHLLGAVWGPEYQGDHEYLRVYVRKLRSYIEPNPRLPVYLVTQAGIGYVLYPSPHGQIRE
- a CDS encoding sensor histidine kinase — translated: MRHRYLWVIIGLAALVAIIVGISFFRQAYLQVRQAFFALQLLTEVQTDLLAHHSAQAARLFVNAESLLRVPIHPLTFAQLQTTLTVAYERLSPLTLSLNPSMIMVFIGLTGFVIFVFWIEERRIDRLQEDKRHLYSQWMAITTAWTGYRFLTHPEELFARILEQVKKEMGLDGVEIWQWRSDPQNALTVLVATGSSILSDALPIPQAFLEPSLGLLGTVIQDQNPAYSGEASELKAIFPGLRVPNMAILPLYLQENIWGFFVLWGPEHAWYFRHQDVLKIIAMQISTILTNTVLEEQARRAEVYQQMARGRSELLANVSHELRTPLGLIKGYAETLLSLFERLQPEERQEFLLTILEESQQLEQLIDNLLNMSQIEEQGITLNLRRFALKPWIEGLLRRIMPQDRQRIHISVQDTIVFGDPERLFEALINIVENSLKYSSGKIFIMSGISNGWWTVRVRDEGPGVAASDLERIFQRFYRSSGAAQSDKRGSGLGLSIVKRIVEAHHGRIWAENVRPQGFLVGIELPLQDGAKGGSDNGYPS